The region GCATGATGGTAGTCCTCATTGAAGAATGGTTTGGGTATCGCGGCAGAATCGGCCGCCTTGGGTGTATGTGGTGGCCAGTGCGTCGAAGGCTGCCAGCGGCGCGAGCTGATCCAGTCCCTTCTCAAGAATGATCTTGACCACCTTGTAGCCCGGCGTGCCGTAATGGTTGGCGCGCTGGCAGGCCGCTTCCAATCTGGCTGCGCCGTATTTCTGTTTGAGCCGCAGCACGCCCTGTACAGCACGCATCTTGATCAAGACATGGTCGCCGAACATGGCATGCACCATGGCATGGCAGGCCGGACCAATCTGCAAGGCCGATTTCAAACACCACTGTGTGTCCTGCATTTGCCACGCCTGCGCTTCGGGCGGCATATGGTCGGTCACGGTGTCGCGCAGCCCTTTCCCCGTCAGTCGCACATGGCTGGCAACCGCTTCGTGTTCGCGGTACAGCGTCACCATGGTGCCGGTCGCCTTCAACCACAGGTCGCATCCGATCAGCCGGAACGGCACCGAATAGTGGTTGGTCTCGTATTGGACGTGCGCGTCACGGTGGACTTTGACCTTGGCCCAGCTGGCCAACTCAGGTGGAACGCTGGGCAAAGCATTGAGCAGGCTTTTCTCCACCTCGGCGAAGCGTTTGAGAGGGGCTTCGCGGGTCGTGCCGTGAATGCGGTTGCCCGCCTCGTTCATCACCCACGCCTGCAACTGGCGGTTGGCGTCATCCAGATCGCGGAATTCGCGCAGCGGCAGGAAACTGCCCTTGATATATTTGACGCCTGCCTCAACGATTCCTTTTTTTTGTGGATCCCGTGGAGGACAAGGATCGATTTTGAACGCATATCCTTCCGCACATTCGGCATACGCCCGTTGCACATCCGGCTCATAGACGCAGGCTTTGGTGATGGCGCACTTGGCATTGTCGATGATGACGCGTGAGGGTACGCCCGAGAACGACTCAAACGCACGCCGATGGCAGCCCAGCCATGTCGCCACGGTCTGGTCGCGGACAAACTCGGCATACTGGTGACGCGACCAGCACAAGGTCATCACGAAGAACCAGGTCTTGAAGATCTCGCCGGTGTACACATCGGTGATGAGCGGACCAGCACCGAAATCAACCTGAACCGCTTCGCCAGGCTTGAACGTCAGGCGTAGCGGAACATCCGGCTGCTGCAGGGAAACGAGTTGCCCCAGAAAGCGATACATCGAGGAATAACTGCCGGTAAAACCGTGATTGCGCACCAGCGTGGCGTGGATGGTGGTGCCCTGAATACCGGCCGCATGCCACTTGGTGATCTGATCACGCCAGGGTTCCAGCGTTGAAATACAGCTGACAGGCAATGCCTCCCTGCGCTCAAACAGCGTGGACAGCACTCCGTCATCGGGCAAAGGAAACTCGGGGGCAAGCCAGCCACGTTCGCTGGCGATCTCGCGAACCTGTGCGAGTTTTTTGCGTCCCATCGTTTTGGACCGGGCAATATCCCGATCAGAATCGCCTTGGCGCATGCGCACCAAAACATTTCGGTACTGATACATCTCGAACCTCCGTTTAGTCACAACCTCTCCCGGCAAAATGCCGGAAGTCTAGTTGCTTAATGAAAGTTCGAGCCCCTGATCAGGGTTCAAAGTGGCGCCTTAACGCCGGAAATCCTGTGGCGCCATTACGCCGGAAATAAAGTGGCGCCTTTATGCCGACAATCTACTGGCTCCTTAATGCCGGAAATGAAATGGCTCCCTAACGCCGAAAGTTCACAATAGATACGTTTCGCCCGATGAAGCGGCCATCGAGCGCCACTGGGAGATAGGCCGACGTAACCAGCCTGACTGGTGGAAATCCGTTCCGGTATACCCCCGCGCCCCAGGTCCGTTCATCAGGGCATCAACGGACTCGAATGATCGCGAGCTCGTCATAGGCCAATGGGGATTGATACCCTGGTTCGCCAAGGCTGCGAAACTTTCTTATTCAACCAACAATGCTAGATTTGAGGAAATCACGAGCAAAGCGTCTTACGAGCAGTCGTGGGCTAAGGGATACCGATGCATCATCCCGGCGCTGTCATTCGACGAGCCCTGCTGGGAGACTGGCAAGAACGTATGGTGGAGCTTCCGCCGTGCAGATGACACGCCCTGGGGATTGGCCGGTCTCTGGAACACTTGGATCGACAAAAAAACGGGCGCAATTCACGAAAGCTATACGATGCTCACCATCAATGCCGACGACCATCCATTGATGTCACGCATGCATAAGCCAGATCCGAAGCTGCCACGTGGCCAGCAAGACAAGCGTAGTGTCGTCTCAATCGAGCCCGCAAATGTGGACATCTGGCTACGAGGCACAGTTGACGAAGCAACAAAATTGATTGCTGCACCTTCCATGGAAGTCCTCCAGGCCGAACCGAGGTGAAATGATTTGATTCATCTGTACGCTCAGAACTGACCGAAGACGGGTTATCGGCCGAGGAGACATCAGCGGTTTGCTGAAAAGGCAGCCTGCGCGGGCCAGGGGGATGTCCGTTATCCATACAGAAGCGGTCGTTGCCAGGCAGTGTTTTGGTGGTGATAAAAGGTCCCTTCCTAACCCATTGCCGTCTGTGACGAGCGGCCGCTATCGGGCACTCTATTTTCAAGGTTGACCTTCTCTTCTCTCCCATACCAGCCATTCGACCATGTAAATGCTCTGCCTCGAAGCGGACAGAATCACCAAGTCCATTGATACCCAAGATAAGACGAAAACTGATTTGTCATAGTAATATTCGTCAAGCCTCGGCCAGCAGAAAAAAGCAGGTGGTTGTTCTCATCAAAGTTATAAAACCCCCCAATGTTGAATCCGGAACTTGATCCTAAGCCGGGTGCCTGTTCAGTACTGTGGTATATCTCTGCACCCAGCGTAAGTTGCTCCGAAATATCCTTCTGCAATTGCCATCCGAAAAACCAGTGATTCTTGGCGTTCAAAGCGTTGTTGATCCAGTAACCACCACCTCCGTAACTTTGCCACTCTCCCCATCTCTTCTGCACCCAAACTGGCAGGAACACTTGGGTGGCACCGTTTCCAAGTCCCTTGTTTGCATTGCCGACCGGCACTTCGACAAGCGGAAAAATGCCTACCATTGGACGATTGTCAGTTTCTTGCACAAAGCGGTATTTCGCACCCAGTTCGATGTCACCCAATCCCCGCTGGAGAGTTCCATTTGTCGGACTATTGAATTCGTAGGGTGTCAGAACGTGAAGTTGCAAATCGGGTGCAGCACCATAGTTGTATTCGAAATGGGGAAGCGTACCGACGCTGCCGTCTTGAGTTTTCACCTGAATTGAGCTGATATAGAACTCGTGGTGCTGATACTCGACCGGCTCAGGATCATCCGTCAGGAATGGTGGGCCAGCGATTGCAAAGCGCGAGGCCAACAGCATGGTACACATGATCGCTGCGCCAATAGCACATTTGACGTGACAGAGCTTCGTTCCCAAAACTAATTTCTCTGCTAATTGTATTCTCACAAATTCCTGCTCCTGCATTTAACCAATCCCCAGTCCGGTAACTACTGCGCCAAGTATTACGACCAACCAAGGTGGAAGCTTCCAGAATACAAGCAGTAGAAAGGCGAAAGCAGCCAGGCAGAAGTCAGTAGCGCTTCGAATTGCGCTGGTCCACACAGGGTTGTAAAAAGCCGCAAGCAACAGACCGACAACTGCCGCGTTAATCCCAAGCATTGATCGCTGCATCACACGGTGACCACGCAGACTCTCCCAAAATGGGAGGATTCCAATGACCAGCAGGAATGACGGCAGGAATATCGCAACAAGAGCAATCCCCGCCCCAACCCAGCCGGAAGGTGCTTGCGTAGAGACAGCACCAAGATAGGCGGCAAATGTGAACAGCGGTCCCGGAACGGCCTGCGCTGCGCCATAGCCTGCGAGGAAGACGTCATTGGATACCCACCCCGAAGGCACAACCTGCGATTGCAATAATGGCAGCACAACATGTCCACCGCCAAAGACTAGTGAACCAACACGATAGAAACTATCGAACAAATTGACGACGTAGCTGTTTGAACTTACCGCCACAGCGGGGAGCAAAAACAGAATCAGGAAAAAAATCGCAATCAGTATCATCCCGGTGGTTCTGCTGGTCTTAGTTTGGATGAAACTGTGCGGCAGTGCATTTTTAGTTCGAAGAAATGCCCAGCCAACAAGGCCGCTGGCGACTATTGCACCGATCTGACCAAGTGATGAGGGTATTAACGTTGCGATGGCTGCAGCACATACAGCAATAGTTGCCCGCGCCTTATCTGGACAGAGGCTTTTCCCCATACCCCAAAGCGCCTGAGCCACCACCGCCACAGCGACAATCTTGAGTCCATGCAGCCAGCCAGTTCCGAGCGTATCGCCAACGAGTGACAGCCCCAAGCCGAAGAGCACGAGCATAATCGCGGAAGGCAAAGTGAAACCAAGCCATGCTGCAATCGCGCCCGGAATCCCACCCCGAGACAAGCCAATGGCAATGCCGACTTGGCTACTGGCAGGTCCAGGCAAAAATTGACACAGCGAAACCAGATCGGCATAAGCGTGCTCGTCCAGCCACTTTCGTCGTTCCATGAACTCTTGACGGAAATACCCGAGATGCGCAATAGGGCCGCCAAATGAGGTAAACCCAAGCCGAAGAAAGATCAGGAAAATTTCAATCAGGTGTTTAATAGATATCCTTGCTCACGTCAGCCAGACTTATCAAGTGCGGTTGTGTAAAGAATTGTCCAGTGACCATCTTCCCGCACCCTCAATAAATAGAAACAATGCGCCCATCAACATAGCCCAGTCGGCTCGTGTTTCATGCATGAAGCTCCAGAAGCCATAGCGAGGCAACGAACTTACATGGAACATCCACCAATCATGGCCAAGCAGGATCGGGATTTTAGTCGAGGCTAGTGCCACGAGCATAATAATGACAAGAGGAATGGCTGCGAGTCGCGTTAACAATCCAACCAGGATTAGCGCACCACAGATCATCTCCACACCGCCAACAAAAGGTCCCATCAACTCCGGGCTGGGAATACCGATTTTAATGAAGCGACCAACGCCCAGCAGTTCAGGAAAAATCAGCTTCTGAATACCCTCGGGCAGAAAAACCAAGCCCAGTGAAAGACGAATCAACAGATTTGCAGGTGATGGGGATGAAGCCGTTAACCGCATTAACAGATCAGATTTCATAGTTTATCTCCAGCATTCCGTCGATTACTCCACTCGATATAGTATCAATAGTTGGAATGCTGATTCATAAGCGGGAAATACATTTTGACATTCTGTAGTGACCAGACGTCCTGATTGAAGAACACTCCTGAATGACACCTCGTAGTACGACTACGACCATTCGTTATTGCTGAATCCCCCGTCATGCCGAGCCACACCTTAATTTAATTAGGAATGCATAGTGTACATGGCAAAACGATTAATTTTGAAGATTACAAATTTGTAATGTGCAAGTCATCGAACTGACGGAATGTTGGATGCAATCTTATGTGCCATTAAACATCTAGCCAAGTGGAATACGAAGGAATGAACGCCGCTGGAGAAATTTGATGGCTATGAACTTCGCATCTCCAAGACAACCAAGAATATTCTTTTTTAACAGCGAAACCGTTGAGCAACGGCGGGATGAAATCAAGGATCTTCTGAACAAAGGTTTAGTGACCGACAAGGAAGCAACGAAGGCGCGAAAACTGGTCCTCATTGAGCTTTGATCTGGAATTAGTTTTTGGATGTCAATGCCCGCATCTATGTAAGGAACTTAAATTCCAATATTTCCTTAAGAGGAGAAGCATATGAATACCGTTGACCAATTCAAATTAGCAAATCAAATCGCCGCAACTGCTGCATTGTTGGATTCAGATAAGAATGAGTTTCCGAATGAGGCAAGAGAAATTGCAGTCATATGCGTCAATAATCTGCACAGCCTCGCAAAG is a window of Sideroxydans sp. CL21 DNA encoding:
- the istA gene encoding IS21 family transposase, with translation MYQYRNVLVRMRQGDSDRDIARSKTMGRKKLAQVREIASERGWLAPEFPLPDDGVLSTLFERREALPVSCISTLEPWRDQITKWHAAGIQGTTIHATLVRNHGFTGSYSSMYRFLGQLVSLQQPDVPLRLTFKPGEAVQVDFGAGPLITDVYTGEIFKTWFFVMTLCWSRHQYAEFVRDQTVATWLGCHRRAFESFSGVPSRVIIDNAKCAITKACVYEPDVQRAYAECAEGYAFKIDPCPPRDPQKKGIVEAGVKYIKGSFLPLREFRDLDDANRQLQAWVMNEAGNRIHGTTREAPLKRFAEVEKSLLNALPSVPPELASWAKVKVHRDAHVQYETNHYSVPFRLIGCDLWLKATGTMVTLYREHEAVASHVRLTGKGLRDTVTDHMPPEAQAWQMQDTQWCLKSALQIGPACHAMVHAMFGDHVLIKMRAVQGVLRLKQKYGAARLEAACQRANHYGTPGYKVVKIILEKGLDQLAPLAAFDALATTYTQGGRFCRDTQTILQ
- a CDS encoding transporter, with translation MQEQEFVRIQLAEKLVLGTKLCHVKCAIGAAIMCTMLLASRFAIAGPPFLTDDPEPVEYQHHEFYISSIQVKTQDGSVGTLPHFEYNYGAAPDLQLHVLTPYEFNSPTNGTLQRGLGDIELGAKYRFVQETDNRPMVGIFPLVEVPVGNANKGLGNGATQVFLPVWVQKRWGEWQSYGGGGYWINNALNAKNHWFFGWQLQKDISEQLTLGAEIYHSTEQAPGLGSSSGFNIGGFYNFDENNHLLFSAGRGLTNITMTNQFSSYLGYQWTW
- a CDS encoding DoxX family protein → MKSDLLMRLTASSPSPANLLIRLSLGLVFLPEGIQKLIFPELLGVGRFIKIGIPSPELMGPFVGGVEMICGALILVGLLTRLAAIPLVIIMLVALASTKIPILLGHDWWMFHVSSLPRYGFWSFMHETRADWAMLMGALFLFIEGAGRWSLDNSLHNRT
- the chrA gene encoding chromate efflux transporter, coding for MSIKHLIEIFLIFLRLGFTSFGGPIAHLGYFRQEFMERRKWLDEHAYADLVSLCQFLPGPASSQVGIAIGLSRGGIPGAIAAWLGFTLPSAIMLVLFGLGLSLVGDTLGTGWLHGLKIVAVAVVAQALWGMGKSLCPDKARATIAVCAAAIATLIPSSLGQIGAIVASGLVGWAFLRTKNALPHSFIQTKTSRTTGMILIAIFFLILFLLPAVAVSSNSYVVNLFDSFYRVGSLVFGGGHVVLPLLQSQVVPSGWVSNDVFLAGYGAAQAVPGPLFTFAAYLGAVSTQAPSGWVGAGIALVAIFLPSFLLVIGILPFWESLRGHRVMQRSMLGINAAVVGLLLAAFYNPVWTSAIRSATDFCLAAFAFLLLVFWKLPPWLVVILGAVVTGLGIG
- a CDS encoding SOS response-associated peptidase family protein; translation: MERHWEIGRRNQPDWWKSVPVYPRAPGPFIRASTDSNDRELVIGQWGLIPWFAKAAKLSYSTNNARFEEITSKASYEQSWAKGYRCIIPALSFDEPCWETGKNVWWSFRRADDTPWGLAGLWNTWIDKKTGAIHESYTMLTINADDHPLMSRMHKPDPKLPRGQQDKRSVVSIEPANVDIWLRGTVDEATKLIAAPSMEVLQAEPR